Proteins from a genomic interval of Vicinamibacterales bacterium:
- a CDS encoding HAD-IIIA family hydrolase, with translation MFLDRDGVLNAVVIQDGRPHPPATLADLSIYPDVADSLSRLKQAGFALVVVTNQPDVARGAQTREMVEAMNAQLSAILPLDEIRVCYHDDVDACSCRKPRAGLLTAAPHHDLNRSFMVGDRWRDVEAGRNAGCRTVFIDRGYSERQPAADARVTSLTGAVDWILTRDEE, from the coding sequence GTGTTTCTGGACCGCGACGGGGTTCTGAACGCGGTCGTTATCCAGGATGGGCGGCCCCACCCTCCTGCGACGTTAGCCGACTTGTCAATCTATCCAGACGTAGCCGACAGTCTGTCCCGGCTGAAGCAGGCTGGATTCGCGCTCGTCGTGGTGACCAATCAACCCGACGTCGCTCGCGGAGCGCAGACGCGCGAGATGGTGGAGGCGATGAACGCCCAACTGTCGGCCATCCTACCGCTCGACGAAATTCGCGTGTGCTACCACGACGATGTTGATGCGTGCTCGTGCCGGAAACCACGGGCTGGCCTTCTCACTGCCGCGCCGCACCACGACCTCAACCGCAGCTTCATGGTGGGCGATCGCTGGCGAGATGTCGAAGCCGGGCGGAACGCTGGCTGTCGCACCGTGTTCATCGACCGTGGTTATAGCGAACGCCAGCCGGCGGCTGACGCGCGCGTTACTTCCCTGACCGGCGCTGTCGACTGGATCCTAACAAGAGACGAGGAATGA
- a CDS encoding transaldolase yields the protein MMKSFDQLNVKVFADGADLDGMIAMAREPHIKGFTTNPTLMNKAGIKDYAEFARAALKAIPDRPISFEVFSDEFDEMERQAREIASWGSNVYVKIPVTNTRGEFAGPLVARLTTAGVKVNVTALMTASQVHDVSRNLTPGVPSCVSVFAGRIADTGRDPLPIMVDALTMLAPIAGAELIWASPREFLNVFQADQIGCHIITVTNDLLKKIPLLGKDLDLFSLETVEMFRRDAVSAGFSL from the coding sequence ATGATGAAGAGCTTTGATCAGTTGAACGTCAAGGTGTTTGCGGACGGCGCCGACCTCGACGGAATGATTGCGATGGCACGCGAGCCGCACATCAAGGGGTTCACGACGAACCCGACACTGATGAACAAGGCCGGCATCAAGGACTACGCCGAATTCGCCCGGGCCGCCTTGAAGGCAATTCCCGATCGCCCGATCTCATTTGAGGTCTTCTCAGACGAGTTCGACGAGATGGAACGACAGGCCCGCGAGATCGCCTCCTGGGGATCGAACGTTTACGTCAAGATTCCGGTAACCAATACGCGCGGAGAGTTCGCCGGACCACTAGTAGCCAGGCTGACTACGGCCGGTGTAAAGGTCAATGTGACTGCGTTGATGACCGCCTCTCAGGTTCATGACGTCAGCCGGAACCTGACTCCGGGCGTGCCCTCATGTGTGTCCGTATTCGCGGGACGCATCGCCGATACCGGGCGTGATCCACTGCCGATCATGGTCGATGCTCTGACTATGCTGGCCCCCATCGCCGGTGCCGAGTTGATATGGGCGAGCCCCCGCGAGTTTCTGAATGTTTTCCAAGCTGACCAGATCGGCTGCCATATCATCACCGTGACCAATGACCTGCTGAAGAAGATCCCACTACTCGGTAAGGATCTGGATTTGTTCTCGCTCGAGACCGTCGAGATGTTTCGCCGCGACGCGGTGTCCGCTGGATTCAGCCTCTAG
- a CDS encoding GDP-L-fucose synthase — translation MAEMTPNSRIFVAGHRGLVGSAVVRRLEHLGYTNILTATRDQLDLRDQAAVNYWFRANRPEFVYLVAGTVGGILANSTRPAEFIYDNMMIHATVVHSAHLFGAKKLLYLGSSCIYPRNCPQPMPEEALLTGPLEPTNESYAIAKIAGIKLCQAYRKQYGSDFISAMPTNLYGPHDNFDLTSSHVLPAMIRKFHDAKVEGRSEVTIWGTGSPKREFLHVDDLADACVFLMQRYCDAMHINVGTGQEVAIADLADMVRRIVYPAAKIVYDISKPDGTPRKLLDVSRLHNLGWRHRTSLGEGIAGTYEWFLAHHAEARGVERV, via the coding sequence ATGGCAGAAATGACGCCCAACTCCAGAATTTTCGTCGCCGGCCACCGTGGCCTGGTGGGATCGGCCGTCGTCCGCCGCCTCGAACACCTCGGCTACACGAACATCCTCACCGCCACCCGCGACCAACTCGACCTGCGCGACCAGGCGGCGGTGAACTACTGGTTCCGCGCCAACCGGCCGGAGTTCGTCTATCTGGTCGCCGGCACCGTCGGCGGCATCCTGGCCAACTCCACGCGGCCGGCGGAGTTCATCTACGACAACATGATGATCCACGCCACGGTCGTGCACTCGGCGCACCTGTTCGGCGCGAAGAAGCTCCTCTACCTCGGCAGCTCCTGCATCTATCCGCGCAACTGCCCGCAGCCGATGCCGGAAGAAGCGCTGCTGACCGGCCCGCTCGAGCCCACCAACGAGTCGTACGCGATCGCGAAGATCGCCGGCATCAAGCTGTGCCAGGCCTACCGCAAACAGTACGGCAGCGATTTCATTTCGGCCATGCCCACCAACCTGTATGGCCCGCACGACAACTTCGACCTGACCAGCTCGCACGTGCTGCCGGCGATGATCCGCAAGTTCCATGACGCGAAGGTGGAAGGCCGCAGCGAGGTCACCATCTGGGGCACCGGCTCGCCGAAGCGCGAGTTCCTGCACGTGGACGACCTCGCCGACGCCTGCGTGTTCCTGATGCAACGCTACTGCGACGCCATGCACATCAACGTCGGCACCGGTCAGGAAGTTGCGATTGCCGACCTCGCCGACATGGTCCGCCGCATCGTCTACCCGGCCGCGAAGATCGTCTACGACATCAGCAAGCCGGACGGCACTCCGCGCAAACTCCTGGATGTCTCGAGGCTGCATAACCTCGGATGGCGCCATCGCACATCGCTCGGTGAAGGGATCGCGGGAACCTACGAGTGGTTCCTCGCCCATCATGCCGAAGCCCGGGGAGTGGAACGCGTTTGA